The genomic window TGGGTAATATTTATGTATTGTAACGACTGAAAAAGGTTGTCGTTTCTTCTGGTTGCTACGGTGTATGGCGTAGTGCTTTGGTCAACATTTCCGTTAACCCCATAGGTAGCTCTTAACTTTAAGAAATCAACCCATTTTACGTTTTTAAGAAAATCTTCTTCGCTGGCATTCCAACCTAAACCAACCGACCAAAGCGGACGATTTCTGTATTTCGGCTCTGCACCAAAAAAATCGGCTCTATCTACCCGTAAACTACCCATTAGGTTGTATTTGCCTAAATAGGTATAGCCAAAATTGCTGTAAACAGAAAAATTACGGTGCTTGGTTTCGGTTTGTGTACGCGAAAGTGCACTTAGTGTTCGGTTATTGCCATAAATGTAACTTGGTGCACCAGTTTGGCTAAGCGCAAAAGTATTGATAATGGTTGAGGTTAAAGTTACTGGATCGTAGCCGTATCTCAACTGCTCAACCGTTCTAGGTATAAAACTTTCACGCATTTCGAAACCTGCAATTGCAGTAACTTTGTGTTTGTTCTGGTCAAAATAGCGATCAAAATTTAATTGGTTTCTAAAGGTGTAATTACTAGTTTGTCTATCTATTTGCTGATAACGGCCGCCAGTAGAAAAGCCATCAACATAGGTATAAGTGTTGGTAGCAGGGGTGTATCCGGTTAGGCCATTAATAGCATAGCGCATTTTGTACGAGTTTACATCGTGGTAAACTTCGGCATTTGTTCTTCTATTTTCGTACTGAAACTGTGTGTTAAAGCTTAAGCCGTTCCAAATTTTAGCTTCGATATTGGTAAATGCTCTTAGACTTAACGAGTTTTGTTGCGTAATACCTTCTTGCAATTGGTTTAGTACGTTAAAGTTTAAAGATTTGAAACCAGAAAGACTATTGATCCTATCAGCTACCGCTGGGTTCATGGCACCGCTAGAAGTAAAGCCATCATCAATGTTTGCAAAAGGAGCAATTACTAAGTTGCCATTTCCGTCGGTTATTCTTTCGTATCTTTTTTGAATGTCGAAACTACCAAAATCACTATCGGTAATATCTGCGACAGAATAGGATGCGTTGATGCCGAAAGTAGCATTTAACCAACTTTTAACTTGAAAACTGCTTTTTGCATAAAGGTTGTAGTTTTGGTTATCGTTATATTTTATCCTTCCTCTGGCATCGTCAAAATTAAATGATATGTAGGTGTTTTGCTTTGCTGTACCACCCGAGAAAGACAAATTATAGCGTTGTCTAAATTCATTTTGCCAAACATTTTTGGTATAATCGTCAATGAAATCATTTTGTCTCCATTGGTTGATGGTGGCATTAAAATCACTGTCGTTAATTTTTCCTTCTTCTAAATTTCTGTTTAACTGGTAAAGCGGGCTGTAATACCTTAAACTACTATTGCCAGCATCGCCATAATAATTAAATAGCGAAGTTACGTTGGCGTATCTAGCTCTCTCTCGGTTGTACACAGCTTGCTCAAAATCAATTAAATCACTGGTACTTGCGTAGTGCATGTCGTTTAGGTTAGGCTTTGTAGCAATAAAAAAGTCCGAGTTTAAAGAAACCTTCAAGTTTCCACTTCCTTTTTTAGTATTGATAACGATGATACCATTTGCAGCCCTAGAACCGTAAATTGATGCTGCCGAAGCATCTTTTAACAAGTTTACACTTTCTACATCGTAAGGATTGATGTCTTCTAAAGTAAGCTCAGTAGGCAATCCATCAATTACCAAAAGAGGAGCAGAACCAACCTGTGCAGATAAAGTTCCGATACCTCTCAATATTGGTTTATCTGCTGCCGCTCCATTCACATTTTTTTGAAACATTAATCCAGCAAAACGACCTTCTAAGGCACTTGTTAAGTTTACGTTTACGTTTTCGTTTAAGGTTTTGTTATTTACTTCGGCAATTGCAGCCGGCGATTCGAAACGTTTAAGCGATTGGTAACCAGTTACCACAACCTCTTGTAGCACAGCGTTAGACGGTGCTAAAGTGACAATAATTACCGATCCGGTAGCATTTTTAGCATATTTAATTTCTTTTTGTTCGTAACCTAGGTAAGAGAAAACCAAGGTATTGTTACTATCGCTTACATCAATGCCGAAGTGTCCATTTTTATCGGTACTAACCGTGTTTGAAGTACCTTTTTGAGTAACGGTAACGCCTGGCATTAACGCACCATCATTATCGTTAACCATACCGTGCAGGGTATAGGTATTTTCTCCTGCAGCTTTAGACTTAATCACAATGGTTTTTCCATTTACACGGTAGGTAAAATCTTGATCTTTAAAAACCTGTGTTAGTATTTCATTAATATCTGAAGATTTAATTTCTGCGTTAATTGGCTTTGCTTTTTGGTTAAACGAAGCATCGTAAACAAATTGGTAATTGGTTTTTGTAGCAATTTCAGAAATTACAGTATTTAGTGTAGCTTGTTTAAAGCTAAATGTATATATAACTTGCCCAAAAGAAGATTGAGCAGTTAGCGTGGTAAAAATAGAGATTAATAAAAGCAATCTCAAATACGATATCAGCACAGGCTTTTTGCTACCTGCTAGGTAAAGTTTATTCATTAAAGGTTAGTTAGTTGATTATAAAATTTGTTTGATTGAGCGTATTTTAATTATCTATGCTTAGCCTCCTTTCTTCTACTTTAAATTTTAGCCCCGTAGTGGTGTACAACATTTCTAGTACATCTTTAAAGGCAGTGTTTCTATTCAGTCTTATATATAAGCGTTTATTGGGGATGCTGTTCTCGTCGAAAGAGAAATCGTACCAACGGGAAAGCTCATGGAGTACATCGGCTAATGCTTGGTCGTTAAATACGAACAAGCCATTGGTCCACGCTTTTGCAGCAGCGGTGTCGGCTTGGTTTACGAGAATGCCATTTCGGTCAGATAATCCTTCCTGTCCGGGAGCGAGAATTTTTCGGTTAGATAGATAGTTGAGTTGTACGCTACCTTCGTAAAGCGTAGTTTTTGTTTGCTTGCCAAAGCTATTGATAGTAAATGCTGTACCTAAAACTTTGACATTGGTTTGCCCAACAGATACAATAAATGGCATTTTTTTGTTTTTTGCCACTTTAAAGTAAGCTTCGCCGCTTAATTTTACGTGTCTTTCGGGGCCATAAAAACCAACGGGAAATTCTAAGGTAGATTTTGAATTGAGATAAACTTGCGTACCATCTCCAAGTGTAATTTTGTAGAAACCACCAGCTGGTGTGCTAATGGCGTGCAGGGCAGATAGGCCCGTAGTATCGTTTGATTTTTGTTTGTAAATAATGTTGCCGTTGGCAGCGGTAGTAACCGAAATGGCGGCGGCAGGAGAGAAGCTCGATTGGCTTTCGCTGTTTAGTAGAGTTTCTTCGTTATTGATTACTAAAACAGCTTTATTGCTACCAGGAATAATCTCATTTTTAGTTGAAGAACCACTGTAAAGCGCTAAATAGCTTATTCCAAAAACTACTGCAGCTACTGCAGCGGCTTTGTACCAAGTAGTTATTTTAATTACTTTAGTTTTTGGTTGTTTTTCTATTTTTTCTTCAATTTTTGCAAAAATTGATTGAAGATGCACTGTATCGGCGGGTGCCAATTCATCGTCCAAAAGCAGCTCTTGGTTAATATGATTGCGTAAGTCCATCTCATTAACCTCTGCCATGTCTTTAAACAAAGCATTAAGATCATTTGCGGTAACTTCGCTATTAAGATACCTGTTAAATAGTTTTTCGAACTTTGTTTTTTGCTCCATATTTATAAACCTATACGCACGAGTTTTAAAAACACACTATCGTATGCTAAAAAAAAGTGTTTTTTTTAGATTTAGTTTAAGAGGTTGAGGAGAACTAGTTCTTTAGATATAATGCAATAACAAATACAAGGAAATCTTTAGAGTGGAAGAACACATGATCTTTTACGGCTTTGGTGGCGTGCACCAATTGGTTGCTGACCGTAGAAACACTAATATTTAATTGTTCTGCCACTTCTTTATAAGATTTCTCTTCTAATTTACAGAGCCTGAAAATTTCTCTTCGTTGCGGAGGTAGCTGTTCAATGGCTTCATTTAATACAGCAGCACGCTCTTTATTGTAGATATAATCTTCTGTTTGATTGTAAAACGTTGCAAAAGTATGAATTAAGTGGTCTTGCATCTTCTTGTCTTGCGCAAGTTTTCTGTAATAATCGTAAACTGTGTTTTGGGCTATCGTATACAGCCATGCTTTAAAGGGTTTAGAGGTATCTATGGTATCTTTTTTAATCCATAATTTTAAGAAAACGTCTTGTAAAAGCTCGTCTGCAACTTCAGATATTTTCACCATTTTATTAAGTTTTTGGTGTAGTGCAGAACTATATTTTTCGTAAAAATAAGCAAAAGCATCCCTATCTGCATTAATAAGCCGAGTTAAATAAACTTCTTCTGACAGGTGGTAAGTTGACAACTTAAACGATTAATTTTTTACTAAGATGATAATAATTTTTTTGCTATCAAAGTCTAAGGCAATTTAGAGTGGGTTTTAACAATAAATCATCAAATAAAAACGGCAGCTCATCCAAGCTGCCGTTTTTTAAACCAAATATAAATTTTATGAACATTGATGCAAATATAATAAAGTCTACTAATTTAGTAGTTTTTATTTAAAAATAATTTTACGCTTGATAGGAAATATCATTAGAAATGTATTAGTTTTATTATTCTAAATATAAACAGAAATGAAAAAGTTATTATTTACGCTATTTATTGCGTGTTTTACAATGGTGTTTGCTCATGCACAAGATGCACCAAAAAAGAGAACCTCTTTTGGATGGGATAAGGCTTCGCTAACAGAAATTGGTTGCGATACAGACCAGATCAAAAAGATTGCTGTAGTTAAAAAAGATGCTTCAGAAAAGAGAAAAAAGATTGAAGAAGATGCTTCGTTAGATGAAAAAGCAAAAAAAGCAGCAATTAAAGTAATTGTTAAAGATAGAAATGAAGCAATGAGTGCACTTTTAACCGAAGAGCAACGCAAAAAAGTAGAAGAAATTAATGTTAAATTAAAGGAAGAAGCTAAAACAGCAGCCGGAAACTAAAAGCTTTAATTAATAATCTATAGCCAGAAGCGGATAATTTTAAAATTATCCGCTTTTTTTTATTTAAAATAAATCTCTTTTTGGGAGATTACGATAAATTATTTTGCGCTCTTCGCAATACTCTTTTTTAAAGCGCAAATTTTTTCAAGCTTTCGTCAAAAACAGCTTACGCTTAGCTGTCTTTTAGTTCTCAGCTCGTTATTAATAAATAGTTGCAGGTTATGCCGTGTTCTAAAAGGCTAGTTAAAATTTATACTCACATTAATTACCCGGCAGCAGTTTGTGATTAATATCATTTTTTAGGTTAACTGCGCTCAAATTGCCGCAACCTACTACTAGCTAGTTTTGTGAAACATAAAATGATTTCATGAAGGCTATTGCTTATAATATTAAACCTGAAGAAAAAGAGTGCTTGGTGTTGGCTAACCACAAGAAACATGATATTACCATTATAGCCAATAGTTTAAGTAAAGAAACACTGCCATTTGCACAAGGCAAAGAGGTTTTGATTGTGTTTAACGAAGATCCATTAAATGCAGAACTGATGGTAGGCTTAAAGGCCTTAGGTATTAAATACATTGCTACTTCATCTTTCGAAACCAACCACATTGACTTAAATGCAGCTGGAATTGCCGGTTTTAAAATTGCCAATGTTCCTTTTACACAAGGTAACGATGTAGTAATGCCACGTATGCAACAAGTAATAAAAAACTTAGATAACTGGGCCGCTGGTAAATGTGTTGGTAAGGCTTGTTGTTGCCCAAACGATTGTGCAAAAGCAATGAAACAGGAGGGACAGTAATGGAAGCCACCAAACTGTTACGTAAATACAACATTGCTGCACCTAGATACACCAGTTATCCAACGGTGCCTTACTGGGATAACGAAAATTTTGCTGCTGCGCATTGGAAAAACAAATTGGTTGCAGCCTATAAAGAACACCATAACGAAGGAATTAGCCTATACATTCATTTACCGTTTTGCGAAAGCTTATGCACTTACTGCGGTTGCAATACTCGTATCACTAAAAATCATGGTGTAGAGTTGCCATATATTGATGCTTTATTAAAGGAATGGGAAATGTACTGCGCATTATTGGGCGAGCAACCAAAAATCAAAGAAATTCATTTAGGCGGCGGTACACCCACTTTTTTTAGTGCAGCCAACTTAAAAGCTTTACTAGAAACTATTGCTGGTGGTTCGCAATTTGATGAAGATGCAGCTTGCTCTTTCGAAGGGCATCCAGATAATACTACAGCAGAGCATCTAAAAACTTTGCGTGAGTTAGGTTTTAGAAGATTGAGCTTGGGAATTCAAGATTTTGACCCGAAGGTGCAATTTATGATTAACCGCTACCAAACGCCAGAGCAGGTTAACAACATCAGTAAGTTAGCTCGTGAATTAGGGTATCAATCCATCAACTTCGATTTAATTTATGGTTTGCCTGGGCAAAATATTACAGGTTTAACCGAAACCATTGAAGAAACCATTGCCATTAAGCCAGATCGTATTGCATTTTATAGTTACGCCCATGTGCCTTGGATCAAAGCTGGTCAGCGTCATTTTACGGAGAGTGATATCCCGCAAGGCGACGAAAAATTTGCCTTGTACCAAAAAGGTAGAGCCATGTTAGTGGCTGCAGGTTATGAAGAAATAGGGATGGACCATTTCGCTTTGAAAACAGATAGTTTGTACATCGCTAGTGAACAAAGAAAATTACATCGCAATTTTATGGGGTACACCGACCACCATACGCCTATCCTGCTAGGCTTAGGTGTATCTGCTATTAGCGATTGCGGTACTGCTTTTGCGCAAAATGCGAAGACGGTAGAAGAGTATAAAAGTTTTATCCTTTCAGAAGATTTAGCTGTACAAAAAGGTCATTTATTAACCAAAGAAGATCTGTATATCAGAAAGCACATACTCAATTTAATGTGCCAAAACAGCACTTGCTTTACTGAAGGCATTTCGCAAGAAGTTATTGAACGTTTGCAGCCTATGATTAGTGACAGTTTGGTTGAGATTATAAATAAAGAGGGCGTAAAAATCCTTCCTGCAGGCAAATCGTTTTTACGCAACGTTTGTATGGCTTTTGACGAAAGATTATGGCAGAAACAACCACAAAAACAGTTGTTTAGCGCATCGATTTAAGGTCGCGTACAATCCTAAATAAGTGCGTCATTCCAGATTTATTCTGGAATCTTAATGCGATAGAAAATATACATCATATCACTTTAAGATTAGCTAAGCTGAGCACTCGCGGTTCCCGTTTTTACAGCTTACTCCGATGTAAATCTGAGGGAATGACGACAAAATTAAGTGCAGAATTGTCATGCTGAGCTTGTCGGAGCATATTTAAAATTAGGCTTCGAAAAATTTAGACTGACGAGATAAAATATACAAAGTTATGAGCAATTCAACCATCACCCACCAAAGTTCATTATGTTACCATTGCGGCGATCAATTACCTGCTGTTAAATTAAGCTTCAACGATAAAGATTTCTGCTGCATAGGTTGTCAAAGCGTATATCAGATTTTATCAGAAAACAACATGTGCAACTACTATGCGTACAATGATACTCCTGGGCAGCGCATTAAAGATAAGGGTCATTTCGAATACTTAGATGAACCAACCATCATCACACAGCTCATCAACTATAAAGATAAAGATAACTCGATGGTTACATTTTACGTTCCGGCTATCCATTGTAGTTCTTGTATTTGGTTGTTAGAGCATTTGTACAAAATCAACCCAGCCATATTTAGTTCACGTATCGATTTTCTGAAAAAGGAAGTAACTATTAGCTACAAACATGAAAAAGTATCGCTTCGCCAAGTGGTAGAAGTTTACTTAACCAAATTGGTTACGAGCCTTTAATAAGTTTGCAGGACGTGGTAAAGGAGAAAGGTAATTCGGTAAATAAACAACTGATTTGGAAAATTGCCATCGCCGGTTTCTGTATGGGCAATGTAATGCTGTTCAGTTTTCCAGAGTATTTCGGTTTATCAGCCTTGGAGAATGAATTTCAATACTTGTTTGCTTGGTTAAATTTGGCATTTTGTATTCCTGTAACATTTTATTGTGCGAAAGAATATTTCATATCGGCCATTGCCAGTTTAAAACAAAAACATATTAATCTAGATACACCGCTCGCACTCATTATAGCAGTGCTATTTGTACGCACCGCTATTTCAACCATATTTAATACAGGGCCAGGTTTCGGAGATACCCTAACGGGATTGGTTTTTCTATTGCTGATGGGTAAATGGGTAAAACAACGTACTTACCACCATATTTCGTTCGATAGGGATTACCGTTCTTATTTTCCAATTGCGATTACCACCCTTAAAGATAACCGTGAAAAACCAGTAGCTATTAGCGAAATAGTAGTTGGAGATAGACTATTGATACGCAATGGCGAATTAGTGCCAGCCGATGCCATCCTAATGAAGGGAGATGCTTGGTTGGACATGAGCTTTGTAACTGGCGAAGCCGAGCCACAGCAGAAGGTTTTGGGTGAGATTGTGTATGCTGGCGGAAGACAAATGGGAGAGGCTATTGAGCTCGAAGTAATTAAACCAGCTTCGCAAAGTTACTTAACAGGTTTATGGAACAAAGAATTTTACAAAACCGATTTTAAGAGAAAGAATTTTAACGATAGCATTGCCAAGTATTTCAGTATTGGCGTTTTTGTAATTGCTTTTGCAGCTACTGGCTATTGGTTGTGGATGGGAGATAGTAGCAAAGCATGGTCGGCATTTACGGCGGTGGTTATTGTGGCCTGCCCTTGTGTGCTCGCTTTAAGTACGCCATTTACGCTTTCGGCTATACTTTCTGTATTTGATAAAAAAGGTTTTTACGTAAAAAATACCGATGCTGTAGAGCAATTGGCCGATTTAGATACCATAGTTTTTGATAAAACAGGAACGTTAACCAGTACGCAAAATTCTGAAATTTGTTTCGAAGGAAGTTTAACGGCTGGAGAGAAATTAATGGTGGCCTCATTACTCTATAATTCCTCACATCCGCTGAGTAGACAAGTGCTAAAGGTTTTAAATCCGGATAAAATTTATGCCATTGCCAAGTACAACGAAGTAGTAGGAAAGGGGATTATGGGCATGGTAAACGGTTGTATGGTGTATGCTGGTAGTAAACGAGGTTTACCTTTTGAGGTAGAGAGCATTATCAGCAAAGAAAACGGCGGCGTACACATCATGATTGATGGAATGTATAAAGGCTGCTTTTCGGTAGACC from Pedobacter sp. SL55 includes these protein-coding regions:
- a CDS encoding SusC/RagA family TonB-linked outer membrane protein, with the protein product MNKLYLAGSKKPVLISYLRLLLLISIFTTLTAQSSFGQVIYTFSFKQATLNTVISEIATKTNYQFVYDASFNQKAKPINAEIKSSDINEILTQVFKDQDFTYRVNGKTIVIKSKAAGENTYTLHGMVNDNDGALMPGVTVTQKGTSNTVSTDKNGHFGIDVSDSNNTLVFSYLGYEQKEIKYAKNATGSVIIVTLAPSNAVLQEVVVTGYQSLKRFESPAAIAEVNNKTLNENVNVNLTSALEGRFAGLMFQKNVNGAAADKPILRGIGTLSAQVGSAPLLVIDGLPTELTLEDINPYDVESVNLLKDASAASIYGSRAANGIIVINTKKGSGNLKVSLNSDFFIATKPNLNDMHYASTSDLIDFEQAVYNRERARYANVTSLFNYYGDAGNSSLRYYSPLYQLNRNLEEGKINDSDFNATINQWRQNDFIDDYTKNVWQNEFRQRYNLSFSGGTAKQNTYISFNFDDARGRIKYNDNQNYNLYAKSSFQVKSWLNATFGINASYSVADITDSDFGSFDIQKRYERITDGNGNLVIAPFANIDDGFTSSGAMNPAVADRINSLSGFKSLNFNVLNQLQEGITQQNSLSLRAFTNIEAKIWNGLSFNTQFQYENRRTNAEVYHDVNSYKMRYAINGLTGYTPATNTYTYVDGFSTGGRYQQIDRQTSNYTFRNQLNFDRYFDQNKHKVTAIAGFEMRESFIPRTVEQLRYGYDPVTLTSTIINTFALSQTGAPSYIYGNNRTLSALSRTQTETKHRNFSVYSNFGYTYLGKYNLMGSLRVDRADFFGAEPKYRNRPLWSVGLGWNASEEDFLKNVKWVDFLKLRATYGVNGNVDQSTTPYTVATRRNDNLFQSLQYINITQQPNPMLRWEKTATTNIGLDYSLFNNKLRGSIDVYDRLSSDLLVSTDLDPTVGALTRRINAGELRNRGIEFSAGSEWFKRGDFRINSNLIIAFNKTKVEKVTRAKGTASNYVGFPGDYFFEGEYYNSFYAYKYGGMTNGYPYVLDENGNPTITFDANGNPNPTSVKSINNPDALVNMGSLMPTYTGSLSQRFSYKQFDLNMLLVFSGGNKMRKETLDLGSDALTNIGITQRYTDANPTANPRLLVDYAENMRNYASSISSQWRNSDINVVNGDYIKLRNVSLSYHLPKSFADKIKISSARLTFQMNNIWYWSAAGNDIDPEVYTANSGTRNMPLPKTYLFGLNLTL
- a CDS encoding FecR family protein, giving the protein MEQKTKFEKLFNRYLNSEVTANDLNALFKDMAEVNEMDLRNHINQELLLDDELAPADTVHLQSIFAKIEEKIEKQPKTKVIKITTWYKAAAVAAVVFGISYLALYSGSSTKNEIIPGSNKAVLVINNEETLLNSESQSSFSPAAAISVTTAANGNIIYKQKSNDTTGLSALHAISTPAGGFYKITLGDGTQVYLNSKSTLEFPVGFYGPERHVKLSGEAYFKVAKNKKMPFIVSVGQTNVKVLGTAFTINSFGKQTKTTLYEGSVQLNYLSNRKILAPGQEGLSDRNGILVNQADTAAAKAWTNGLFVFNDQALADVLHELSRWYDFSFDENSIPNKRLYIRLNRNTAFKDVLEMLYTTTGLKFKVEERRLSIDN
- a CDS encoding RNA polymerase sigma factor → MSTYHLSEEVYLTRLINADRDAFAYFYEKYSSALHQKLNKMVKISEVADELLQDVFLKLWIKKDTIDTSKPFKAWLYTIAQNTVYDYYRKLAQDKKMQDHLIHTFATFYNQTEDYIYNKERAAVLNEAIEQLPPQRREIFRLCKLEEKSYKEVAEQLNISVSTVSNQLVHATKAVKDHVFFHSKDFLVFVIALYLKN
- a CDS encoding lactate dehydrogenase, whose translation is MKAIAYNIKPEEKECLVLANHKKHDITIIANSLSKETLPFAQGKEVLIVFNEDPLNAELMVGLKALGIKYIATSSFETNHIDLNAAGIAGFKIANVPFTQGNDVVMPRMQQVIKNLDNWAAGKCVGKACCCPNDCAKAMKQEGQ
- the hemN gene encoding oxygen-independent coproporphyrinogen III oxidase, translated to MEATKLLRKYNIAAPRYTSYPTVPYWDNENFAAAHWKNKLVAAYKEHHNEGISLYIHLPFCESLCTYCGCNTRITKNHGVELPYIDALLKEWEMYCALLGEQPKIKEIHLGGGTPTFFSAANLKALLETIAGGSQFDEDAACSFEGHPDNTTAEHLKTLRELGFRRLSLGIQDFDPKVQFMINRYQTPEQVNNISKLARELGYQSINFDLIYGLPGQNITGLTETIEETIAIKPDRIAFYSYAHVPWIKAGQRHFTESDIPQGDEKFALYQKGRAMLVAAGYEEIGMDHFALKTDSLYIASEQRKLHRNFMGYTDHHTPILLGLGVSAISDCGTAFAQNAKTVEEYKSFILSEDLAVQKGHLLTKEDLYIRKHILNLMCQNSTCFTEGISQEVIERLQPMISDSLVEIINKEGVKILPAGKSFLRNVCMAFDERLWQKQPQKQLFSASI
- a CDS encoding heavy metal translocating P-type ATPase metal-binding domain-containing protein, translated to MSNSTITHQSSLCYHCGDQLPAVKLSFNDKDFCCIGCQSVYQILSENNMCNYYAYNDTPGQRIKDKGHFEYLDEPTIITQLINYKDKDNSMVTFYVPAIHCSSCIWLLEHLYKINPAIFSSRIDFLKKEVTISYKHEKVSLRQVVEVYLTKLVTSL
- a CDS encoding heavy metal translocating P-type ATPase → MVKEKGNSVNKQLIWKIAIAGFCMGNVMLFSFPEYFGLSALENEFQYLFAWLNLAFCIPVTFYCAKEYFISAIASLKQKHINLDTPLALIIAVLFVRTAISTIFNTGPGFGDTLTGLVFLLLMGKWVKQRTYHHISFDRDYRSYFPIAITTLKDNREKPVAISEIVVGDRLLIRNGELVPADAILMKGDAWLDMSFVTGEAEPQQKVLGEIVYAGGRQMGEAIELEVIKPASQSYLTGLWNKEFYKTDFKRKNFNDSIAKYFSIGVFVIAFAATGYWLWMGDSSKAWSAFTAVVIVACPCVLALSTPFTLSAILSVFDKKGFYVKNTDAVEQLADLDTIVFDKTGTLTSTQNSEICFEGSLTAGEKLMVASLLYNSSHPLSRQVLKVLNPDKIYAIAKYNEVVGKGIMGMVNGCMVYAGSKRGLPFEVESIISKENGGVHIMIDGMYKGCFSVDQQWRDGITPLINSLNKDYDLKVLSGDTNKDETLLKSIFKPSTVMCFNQSPHQKLETIKALQINKKKVMMLGDGLNDAGALKQANFGIAITDNINNFTPGCDAILSGSSLSLLPNFIQLSKDGLKTIKISFAIATSYNLIGVYYAVQGTLYPLVAAILMPISTITIISFTSLATRYFARKNNLTP